The window TAATATCATTCGTAATGTGGACAGTGATTACTTAAGAAATAAATTAGCGTATCAGAAGAAAACAGCCGACATTAAGAAATTTAAATTATGGAAAGGTAGACAGAAGGATGGGTAATATATTCACAAGAAATGTAGGTTGGAAAATTGTATCAATCGTATTGGCTTTTTTCATCTGGTTTGCTGTGATTAGAATAGAAGATCCTATTGATGAAGATGACTATGCGCCTATACCCGTACAGGTACTAAATGGAAACATTCCTATCGGTGATACCAATGTCATTACCGTTAATAAGAAAAAACAATATATTACCATTGATAAAGGTGAATACGTCAATGTTCGTGTATCGGCTAAAAGATCAGTTCTTGAAAAATTAAGGAATGGTGATATTAAGGCAACAGCCAATATTCAGGAACTATCCCCTTTTGGTGCTATTGAGGTTAAGATAGAGGGTGAAGAATTCAATGTGGTGAACATTGAACCTTCGCACATGTATGTAAGCTTGGAAAATAGTAAAACAGCAATTAAGTCCATTAATTATAGACATATAGGCACGGTTAAAGATTCTTATCGCATTATTGATACGGTTATGACACCTAACACCGTTGAGATAACGGGGGCAGAATCCACCGTCGACTCAGTGGATAAGGTATATGTAGACATTCAAGTAGAAGGTGAATCCAAAGATGTATCCACATCAGGTACAATTCGGTTATATCAAAAAAATAATGATGAAGTACTTTTGGATAAAAACATTGATAAAGTAGATGTATTGGTGAAAGTTAGGAAGTATAAAACGGTAACCCTTAATGTGAATCCAAGTGGCAAAGTTGCTAATGGCCATACATTTACAGGCAGCTCTGTTACACCTAAAAAAGTTGAGATAATCGGTACAGAAGAAGCTGTTAACAAAGTCAATATTGTTACTCTACCCGTGTCCCTTGAAGGACTTACAGAAGATACGAAAATCACTAAGAATATTAACGATTATCTTCCAGATGGTGTGACTGTTAGTACCCAGTCCAATGAACAAGCCACCATCGATGTAAAAGTTGATAAGATTGTGGACAAGGAAGTGACCATTGCACCTAACGATATCATTGCTAAATTACCACCAAATGGACTAAAATTATCCATTTTAGATGAAGAGGATATTAAACTCGTATTTAGTGGCATTCAACAGGAGTTAAATAGGGTTACAGCAAGATCTCTAGTTCCTAGTATTGATTTAAGTAATCTATCGGAAGGGACACATGAAGTGTCGTTAGTACTTGCTTATCCTAACACTGTTGAATTGGAATCAGACTTGCCTAAGATTACCGTTGAGCTAACAAAAGAAGTAGAAGATACAACCGGTGATAACCCAGATGATGAGCCATCAACGGATAATACAGACCCAGCAACTGATGGTGATGGATCTACAGAGAACGATAATAATTAATAGTAAACATATAGCAATGCATTTTCTTGATTAAGGGGATGCATTGTTTTTATGCATACAATGGGATTGCATCCTACTAGTATCATATAGATGTTGCTACATAAACCATGTAAAGCATAGTTTGTGTACAGCACAAGTCAATAACATTTTTGTAACATTGATTAAGCTAAAAACATATTACTATAATATAGACCAATCACTTAAGTGGTATATACCAGAAATGAAATTGAACAGGTTTTAAGGCGATTTTAATTGAAGGGAGAATTTACTAGTGCTATAATTGAAAACGTAAAATATCAAAGGCCTTGATAATTAAAGATACTATAAGGGACATGAAAGGAAAAAGATGATGGGAAAATTATTTGGGACAGATGGTGTTCGTGGCGTAGCAAATCAGGAACTTACCATTGATCTAGCATTTAAGTTAGGGCAGGCAGGCGCCTATGTCTTAACAAAAGAAAATAAGCATAAACCAACCATTTTAATTGGAAGAGATACAAGGATTTCAGGAGAAATGTTATCAGCAGCAATTATAGCAGGTATTTGTTCCGTAGGCGCTAATGCCGTCAGCTTAGGCATCGTACCCACACCAGCTGTTGCACACTTAACAAGGCTATACAACGCAGATGCAGGTGTGGTCATATCCGCATCCCATAATCCAGTAGAATACAACGGCATTAAATTCTTTAATAATAAGGGACATAAGTTATCGGATGCGCTGGAAGAAGAAATAGAAGACATTATCTTACATAATATGGATGAGATTCAATTAAGTATAGGAACCGATATTGGAAGAGTAACACATAAAACAGAAAGTATACATGCATATATCGATTACGTGAAAACACGCATAGATATGGACCTAAAAGGCATGAAGATTGTTATAGATTGTGCGAATGGTGCCTCTTATGTATCTGCCCCAGAGACTTTACGTCAATTAGGTGCAGAAGTGTTCATCATTCATAATGAACCAGATGGCACCAACATCAATAAAAAATGCGGGTCAACCCACATGGACGATTTAAAGCATTTTGTGAAACAGATTGGTGCGGACATTGGTCTTGCCTTTGATGGCGATGCAGACCGTTGTTTAGCAGTAGATGAATGCGGACAGATGGTAGATGGCGACCAGATTATGGCCATCTGCGGTAATTACATGAAAATGCAAGGTACTCTGAAAAAAGATACCATTGTGGCAACTGTTATGAGTAACCTTGGCTTATTTATGATGGGAAAAGAAAAAGGTATTCAGATTGAGCAGACAACAGTTGGCGATCGTTATGTACTTGAGAAGATGATGGAAGAAGATTATAATCTGGGTGGAGAACAGTCAGGTCATATTATTTTCTTAGATGAAAATACAACAGGTGATGGATTATTAACAGCTCTACACCTTTTAGAAGCGTTAAAGCATTCCGACAAAACCTTGTCAGAACTTGCTAAGGTAATGGATGTACTGCCACAGATTTTAGTGAATGCAAAAGTAAAGAATGAACATAAAATGAAGTACTTAGAAGACCCAGAGATTAAGAAGGTTATTGACCAGCTAGAAGAAAAATTCCATGGTGAAGGTCGTGTATTGATTAGACCATCAGGAACAGAACCTTTAGTGCGTGTGATGATTGAAGGAAAAGATCAAGAAGCCCTAACCAAAGAAGCGAAGCAGTTAGCGGTATTAATAGAAAGTAGATTGAATGAGGAGGAATAGGAATGTGTGGTATAGTAGGTTATATAGGTGATAGAGAAGCAACGCCTATCTTAATAGATGGTTTAAAAAGTTTAGAATATAGGGGCTACGATTCAGCTGGTGTCTCTATCCATAATGAAGCAATTATGTCCATTAAAACAAAGGGACGATTGAAAAGGCTGGAAGAGCGGTTAACAGAGGAACCACTACAAGGCACCATTGGTATAGGTCATACTCGTTGGGCAACTCATGGGGAGCCATCAGATGTAAACTCCCATCCTCACTTGAATGGTTCATGTACCATATCCTTGGTGCATAATGGGATTATTGAGAATTATATGAACCTAAAGGAAGAATTAGAAGCCATGGGGCAAGCATTTTTATCCGAAACGGATACAGAAGTTGCTGTTCAGTTAATTGATTACTATTATAGAGAATCACATGATTTATTAGATGCTGTTTTACAAGCAGTTGATCGTATTGATGGTTCCTACGCATTTGGTGTGATGTGCCATGAAGAGCCAGATAAATTAATAGCAGTAAGAAAAGACAGCCCTCTTGTTATCGGTGTGGGTAAAGGTGAGAATTTTATTGCATCGGATATTCCAGCTATCTTAGAACATACGAGAGACATTTACCTCTTGGAAGATAAAGAGGTTGCCATTGTAACCAAGGAAGATATTACCATCATGGATACGACTAAGCAAGTTATTCAACGGGATGTCTTCAATGTGACTTGGGATATAAAAGCCGCTCAGAAAGATGGCTATGACCACTACATGTTAAAAGAAATATTCGAACAACCAAAGGTAGTGAAAGATACATTAGCGCCAAGACTTCCAATGGACCAAGACGATATTGTTCTTGATAACATTACCCTTACAAAGGAAGTCCTTGAAAAGATTAACAAAATTTATATTGTTGCCTGTGGTACAGCTTCATACACGGGCTTAGTAGGTAAATATTTGATTGAAAGAGTGGCTAGAATACCTGTTGTTGCAGAAGTGGCATCAGAATTCCGTTACCGTGACCCCATTATGGATGAAAATACGCTAATGATCGTGGTGTCACAATCAGGGGAAACTGCTGATACATTGGCAGCATTACGATTGGCTAAACAAGCAGGAGCTCATGTCATTGGTATTGTTAACGTGGTTGGTTCCACCATATCCAGAGATGCAGATGACGTGCTCTATACCCTGGCTGGTCCAGAAATAGCCGTTGCATCAACGAAGGCTTATTCTGCACAATTGTGTGCCATGTATCTGTTATCCATTAAGATTGCTATGGAACTTGGTAAACTATCCAAGGATGCATTCATTGAACTACGTAAAGAACTCTATTTATTGCCAGAAAAGGTATCTCAGGTTCTAAGTCAAGTAGACGATATTAAAGCATTAGCAGACAAATACATTAACTCTAAGAACGTCTTTTACATTGGTAGAGGTCTTGATTTTGCAGTATCCATGGAAGGGGCTCTTAAGCTCAAGGAGATAGCTTACCTACACGCTGAGCCTTATGCCGCAGGTGAATTAAAACACGGCCCAATAGCCCTTATTGAAGATAATTCACTACTTGTTGGACTTACAGCCCACGAAGAGTTATATGATAAGACAGTAAGTAATATCAAAGAAGTTAAGGCAAGAGGAGCTAATGTATTGGCCATTGCATTAGAAGATAA is drawn from Vallitalea pronyensis and contains these coding sequences:
- the glmS gene encoding glutamine--fructose-6-phosphate transaminase (isomerizing); translation: MCGIVGYIGDREATPILIDGLKSLEYRGYDSAGVSIHNEAIMSIKTKGRLKRLEERLTEEPLQGTIGIGHTRWATHGEPSDVNSHPHLNGSCTISLVHNGIIENYMNLKEELEAMGQAFLSETDTEVAVQLIDYYYRESHDLLDAVLQAVDRIDGSYAFGVMCHEEPDKLIAVRKDSPLVIGVGKGENFIASDIPAILEHTRDIYLLEDKEVAIVTKEDITIMDTTKQVIQRDVFNVTWDIKAAQKDGYDHYMLKEIFEQPKVVKDTLAPRLPMDQDDIVLDNITLTKEVLEKINKIYIVACGTASYTGLVGKYLIERVARIPVVAEVASEFRYRDPIMDENTLMIVVSQSGETADTLAALRLAKQAGAHVIGIVNVVGSTISRDADDVLYTLAGPEIAVASTKAYSAQLCAMYLLSIKIAMELGKLSKDAFIELRKELYLLPEKVSQVLSQVDDIKALADKYINSKNVFYIGRGLDFAVSMEGALKLKEIAYLHAEPYAAGELKHGPIALIEDNSLLVGLTAHEELYDKTVSNIKEVKARGANVLAIALEDNKDISKIADDVIYVPRTHWMFTSLLANIPQQIFAYYISVGLGHDVDKPRNLAKSVTVE
- a CDS encoding CdaR family protein; the encoded protein is MGNIFTRNVGWKIVSIVLAFFIWFAVIRIEDPIDEDDYAPIPVQVLNGNIPIGDTNVITVNKKKQYITIDKGEYVNVRVSAKRSVLEKLRNGDIKATANIQELSPFGAIEVKIEGEEFNVVNIEPSHMYVSLENSKTAIKSINYRHIGTVKDSYRIIDTVMTPNTVEITGAESTVDSVDKVYVDIQVEGESKDVSTSGTIRLYQKNNDEVLLDKNIDKVDVLVKVRKYKTVTLNVNPSGKVANGHTFTGSSVTPKKVEIIGTEEAVNKVNIVTLPVSLEGLTEDTKITKNINDYLPDGVTVSTQSNEQATIDVKVDKIVDKEVTIAPNDIIAKLPPNGLKLSILDEEDIKLVFSGIQQELNRVTARSLVPSIDLSNLSEGTHEVSLVLAYPNTVELESDLPKITVELTKEVEDTTGDNPDDEPSTDNTDPATDGDGSTENDNN
- the glmM gene encoding phosphoglucosamine mutase, whose protein sequence is MGKLFGTDGVRGVANQELTIDLAFKLGQAGAYVLTKENKHKPTILIGRDTRISGEMLSAAIIAGICSVGANAVSLGIVPTPAVAHLTRLYNADAGVVISASHNPVEYNGIKFFNNKGHKLSDALEEEIEDIILHNMDEIQLSIGTDIGRVTHKTESIHAYIDYVKTRIDMDLKGMKIVIDCANGASYVSAPETLRQLGAEVFIIHNEPDGTNINKKCGSTHMDDLKHFVKQIGADIGLAFDGDADRCLAVDECGQMVDGDQIMAICGNYMKMQGTLKKDTIVATVMSNLGLFMMGKEKGIQIEQTTVGDRYVLEKMMEEDYNLGGEQSGHIIFLDENTTGDGLLTALHLLEALKHSDKTLSELAKVMDVLPQILVNAKVKNEHKMKYLEDPEIKKVIDQLEEKFHGEGRVLIRPSGTEPLVRVMIEGKDQEALTKEAKQLAVLIESRLNEEE